In Halobacteriovorax sp. HLS, the genomic stretch AGGGAAAAAATAGGGCCTCGAGAAGCCTTAGAAAACTCACTGATGTCTTAGCTGTCTCAAAGATTAAGGAGCTACAAAGCCTACGAAGAACGCTCATGACATGGCGTGAGGAGATCTTGAATTATTTTGAGAATCGTATTACAAATGCGAGAACTGAAGGATATAACAATGTCTGTAAACAGCTCCAGAAGAGGGCTTACGGATATAGAAACTTTAATAACTATAGATTGAAAGTATTGAATGTCTGTTGTTAAGGGCTTGAGTGCAGAGCGTTCCACCATTAAGGGAGTAGAACCCTAAAAAGTTTTAATGAAAATGAGTAGGAGAGAAAGTTATTTAGAATTGGTCATGAGTTAGAAACAAAAAAGCCCGAAGTGGGTTAAACGACGGGCTCTAATATAATTCACTCCGAAGAGATCGTTACTTTAAATGGGGTGGCCGAAGGGACTCGAACCCTCGACAACTAGAATCACAATCTAGCGCTCTACCAACTGAACTACGGCCACCACAATGATTTTGAAACTCATTTATAGAGCTTTTCGACTAACGAGTCAATATCTGAGGTAAAAAATTACGCATTTGCCTTGCGTTAACTTTGACTCGAGTAATATTATTAATATAGAATGTTACTTAGTAACCTTTTAAAATCATTATTCTCAAGGACGGAGTTTATGAACAAAATAAAATTTATTACAACATTAAGTACTCTTTTATTAACTTCGAATGCTTGGTCATTGGGGATGGGTGTTTCTTCGTACCCAATGCTATCTGGTAAGAAGCTAATTTCTTCTGAATTTACTGGTATTACTTCTAGTGGTGGCGGAGTTGGTCTTCAGGCAAGATATACTCAAAAGCTTTCAAGCAAAGTAATCGCTGATGCAGGTATTGGTATTTCTGGTGGAGAAAGAGCAAATAGATTCTTTACTGGTGTAGATTTTGAGCTTTACCCAGACTATTCGAAGCAACCAAAAATATCAGTAAGAGCTGACCTTGAACTTGCTAAGGAATTTGGAGTTGGTAGAACTAAGCTTGGCATGGCGCCAACAATCTCTAAAGGTTTCAACTTTTGGGGAAGAGAAGCTTTTCCTTACTTTTCAATGCCAGTAGGTATTTCTTTAGATGGTGATACAAGTACATATAAGTCTACAGTAAGTGCAAACTTAGGGATTAATGGAAACTTACCAATAGAGAGCTACAAACATTTACAAGCTAATGCTGAATTACAAGTAGATGTTAAAGATTCTTATACTTCAATCATTGTAGGGCTTTCT encodes the following:
- a CDS encoding transposase → GKNRASRSLRKLTDVLAVSKIKELQSLRRTLMTWREEILNYFENRITNARTEGYNNVCKQLQKRAYGYRNFNNYRLKVLNVCC